Proteins found in one Triticum urartu cultivar G1812 chromosome 4, Tu2.1, whole genome shotgun sequence genomic segment:
- the LOC125551789 gene encoding formin-G-like isoform X1 has product MPPPIPSLPPPEHRHLLPRPTPPHHAPPAAAARPSGTPTPTPSAPTPAAFHRRRQSTLTVSLPSQPTPNRSGVGGAGSTSSCHEAVRPPPCPLHLLPPTCTHEKELNQSRSLNLNQEERPLNRMVCRSRRVASASVSSYLEVPWSKACEDAGAVGGVGLIADRSKQTILIRVNIINGLPQSSGTTKVSSYLIQNAYTHDYDGDTIRGCHVSDERGN; this is encoded by the exons ATGCCTCCCCCGATCCCATCTCTTCCACCTCCAGAGCACCGCCACCTCCTGCCACGCCCCACCCCGCCTCACCACGcaccgccggccgccgccgcgcgccccTCCGGCACGCCTACCCCTACCCCAAGTGCCCCCACACCCGCGGCCTTCCACCGCCGGCGACAGTCTACCCTGACTGTGTCGCTCCCAAGCCAGCCGACCCCAAATCGCTCGGGTGTCGGCGGCGCTGGCAGCACAAGCAGCTGCCATGAAGCTGTGCGGCCACCCCCTTGCCCCCTTCACCTCCTTCCTCCCACTTGCACACATGAGAAGGAATTGAATCAAAGTCGGTCCCTCAATCTAAACCAGGAGGAGCGCCCATTGAACAGGATGGTGTGCAGGTCGCGGAGAGTTGCATCGGCAAGTGTCAGCTCATATCTTGAAGTGCCATGGAGCAAAGCTTGTGAGGATGCAGGGGCCGTTGGTGGTGTTGGACTTATCGCAG ATCGGTCGAAGCAAACTATTCTCATCAG ggttaacatcatcaaTGGCCTGCCCCAGTCGTCAG GAACTACCAAGGTATCTTCCTATTTGATCCAAAATGCATATACACATGATTATGATGGAGATACTATCCG AGGGTGTCATGTGTCAGATGAGAGAGGCAACTGA
- the LOC125551789 gene encoding uncharacterized protein LOC125551789 isoform X7, which yields MPPPIPSLPPPEHRHLLPRPTPPHHAPPAAAARPSGTPTPTPSAPTPAAFHRRRQSTLTVSLPSQPTPNRSGVGGAGSTSSCHEAEERPLNRMVCRSRRVASASVSSYLEVPWSKACEDAGAVGGVGLIADRSKQTILIRVNIINGLPQSSGTTKVSSYLIQNAYTHDYDGDTIRGCHVSDERGN from the exons ATGCCTCCCCCGATCCCATCTCTTCCACCTCCAGAGCACCGCCACCTCCTGCCACGCCCCACCCCGCCTCACCACGcaccgccggccgccgccgcgcgccccTCCGGCACGCCTACCCCTACCCCAAGTGCCCCCACACCCGCGGCCTTCCACCGCCGGCGACAGTCTACCCTGACTGTGTCGCTCCCAAGCCAGCCGACCCCAAATCGCTCGGGTGTCGGCGGCGCTGGCAGCACAAGCAGCTGCCATGAAGCT GAGGAGCGCCCATTGAACAGGATGGTGTGCAGGTCGCGGAGAGTTGCATCGGCAAGTGTCAGCTCATATCTTGAAGTGCCATGGAGCAAAGCTTGTGAGGATGCAGGGGCCGTTGGTGGTGTTGGACTTATCGCAG ATCGGTCGAAGCAAACTATTCTCATCAG ggttaacatcatcaaTGGCCTGCCCCAGTCGTCAG GAACTACCAAGGTATCTTCCTATTTGATCCAAAATGCATATACACATGATTATGATGGAGATACTATCCG AGGGTGTCATGTGTCAGATGAGAGAGGCAACTGA
- the LOC125551789 gene encoding protein TRACHEARY ELEMENT DIFFERENTIATION-RELATED 7A-like isoform X6 yields the protein MPPPIPSLPPPEHRHLLPRPTPPHHAPPAAAARPSGTPTPTPSAPTPAAFHRRRQSTLTVSLPSQPTPNRSGVGGAGSTSSCHEAVRPPPCPLHLLPPTCTHEKELNQSRSLNLNQEERPLNRMVCRSRRVASASVSSYLEVPWSKACEDAGAVGGVGLIAGLTSSMACPSRQELPRGCHVSDERGN from the exons ATGCCTCCCCCGATCCCATCTCTTCCACCTCCAGAGCACCGCCACCTCCTGCCACGCCCCACCCCGCCTCACCACGcaccgccggccgccgccgcgcgccccTCCGGCACGCCTACCCCTACCCCAAGTGCCCCCACACCCGCGGCCTTCCACCGCCGGCGACAGTCTACCCTGACTGTGTCGCTCCCAAGCCAGCCGACCCCAAATCGCTCGGGTGTCGGCGGCGCTGGCAGCACAAGCAGCTGCCATGAAGCTGTGCGGCCACCCCCTTGCCCCCTTCACCTCCTTCCTCCCACTTGCACACATGAGAAGGAATTGAATCAAAGTCGGTCCCTCAATCTAAACCAGGAGGAGCGCCCATTGAACAGGATGGTGTGCAGGTCGCGGAGAGTTGCATCGGCAAGTGTCAGCTCATATCTTGAAGTGCCATGGAGCAAAGCTTGTGAGGATGCAGGGGCCGTTGGTGGTGTTGGACTTATCGCAG ggttaacatcatcaaTGGCCTGCCCCAGTCGTCAG GAACTACCAAG AGGGTGTCATGTGTCAGATGAGAGAGGCAACTGA
- the LOC125551789 gene encoding protein TRACHEARY ELEMENT DIFFERENTIATION-RELATED 7A-like isoform X4, giving the protein MPPPIPSLPPPEHRHLLPRPTPPHHAPPAAAARPSGTPTPTPSAPTPAAFHRRRQSTLTVSLPSQPTPNRSGVGGAGSTSSCHEAVRPPPCPLHLLPPTCTHEKELNQSRSLNLNQEERPLNRMVCRSRRVASASVSSYLEVPWSKACEDAGAVGGVGLIADRSKQTILIRVNIINGLPQSSGTTKRVSCVR; this is encoded by the exons ATGCCTCCCCCGATCCCATCTCTTCCACCTCCAGAGCACCGCCACCTCCTGCCACGCCCCACCCCGCCTCACCACGcaccgccggccgccgccgcgcgccccTCCGGCACGCCTACCCCTACCCCAAGTGCCCCCACACCCGCGGCCTTCCACCGCCGGCGACAGTCTACCCTGACTGTGTCGCTCCCAAGCCAGCCGACCCCAAATCGCTCGGGTGTCGGCGGCGCTGGCAGCACAAGCAGCTGCCATGAAGCTGTGCGGCCACCCCCTTGCCCCCTTCACCTCCTTCCTCCCACTTGCACACATGAGAAGGAATTGAATCAAAGTCGGTCCCTCAATCTAAACCAGGAGGAGCGCCCATTGAACAGGATGGTGTGCAGGTCGCGGAGAGTTGCATCGGCAAGTGTCAGCTCATATCTTGAAGTGCCATGGAGCAAAGCTTGTGAGGATGCAGGGGCCGTTGGTGGTGTTGGACTTATCGCAG ATCGGTCGAAGCAAACTATTCTCATCAG ggttaacatcatcaaTGGCCTGCCCCAGTCGTCAG GAACTACCAAG AGGGTGTCATGTGTCAGATGA
- the LOC125551789 gene encoding formin-G-like isoform X2, with amino-acid sequence MPPPIPSLPPPEHRHLLPRPTPPHHAPPAAAARPSGTPTPTPSAPTPAAFHRRRQSTLTVSLPSQPTPNRSGVGGAGSTSSCHEAVRPPPCPLHLLPPTCTHEKELNQSRSLNLNQEERPLNRMVCRSRRVASASVSSYLEVPWSKACEDAGAVGGVGLIADRSKQTILIRVNIINGLPQSSGTTKVSSYLIQNAYTHDYDGDTIRIEQCGI; translated from the exons ATGCCTCCCCCGATCCCATCTCTTCCACCTCCAGAGCACCGCCACCTCCTGCCACGCCCCACCCCGCCTCACCACGcaccgccggccgccgccgcgcgccccTCCGGCACGCCTACCCCTACCCCAAGTGCCCCCACACCCGCGGCCTTCCACCGCCGGCGACAGTCTACCCTGACTGTGTCGCTCCCAAGCCAGCCGACCCCAAATCGCTCGGGTGTCGGCGGCGCTGGCAGCACAAGCAGCTGCCATGAAGCTGTGCGGCCACCCCCTTGCCCCCTTCACCTCCTTCCTCCCACTTGCACACATGAGAAGGAATTGAATCAAAGTCGGTCCCTCAATCTAAACCAGGAGGAGCGCCCATTGAACAGGATGGTGTGCAGGTCGCGGAGAGTTGCATCGGCAAGTGTCAGCTCATATCTTGAAGTGCCATGGAGCAAAGCTTGTGAGGATGCAGGGGCCGTTGGTGGTGTTGGACTTATCGCAG ATCGGTCGAAGCAAACTATTCTCATCAG ggttaacatcatcaaTGGCCTGCCCCAGTCGTCAG GAACTACCAAGGTATCTTCCTATTTGATCCAAAATGCATATACACATGATTATGATGGAGATACTATCCG GATTGAGCAATGTGGCATATAA
- the LOC125551789 gene encoding formin-G-like isoform X3: MPPPIPSLPPPEHRHLLPRPTPPHHAPPAAAARPSGTPTPTPSAPTPAAFHRRRQSTLTVSLPSQPTPNRSGVGGAGSTSSCHEAVRPPPCPLHLLPPTCTHEKELNQSRSLNLNQEERPLNRMVCRSRRVASASVSSYLEVPWSKACEDAGAVGGVGLIADRSKQTILIRVNIINGLPQSSGTTKVSSYLIQNAYTHDYDGDTIRTCHQQD, from the exons ATGCCTCCCCCGATCCCATCTCTTCCACCTCCAGAGCACCGCCACCTCCTGCCACGCCCCACCCCGCCTCACCACGcaccgccggccgccgccgcgcgccccTCCGGCACGCCTACCCCTACCCCAAGTGCCCCCACACCCGCGGCCTTCCACCGCCGGCGACAGTCTACCCTGACTGTGTCGCTCCCAAGCCAGCCGACCCCAAATCGCTCGGGTGTCGGCGGCGCTGGCAGCACAAGCAGCTGCCATGAAGCTGTGCGGCCACCCCCTTGCCCCCTTCACCTCCTTCCTCCCACTTGCACACATGAGAAGGAATTGAATCAAAGTCGGTCCCTCAATCTAAACCAGGAGGAGCGCCCATTGAACAGGATGGTGTGCAGGTCGCGGAGAGTTGCATCGGCAAGTGTCAGCTCATATCTTGAAGTGCCATGGAGCAAAGCTTGTGAGGATGCAGGGGCCGTTGGTGGTGTTGGACTTATCGCAG ATCGGTCGAAGCAAACTATTCTCATCAG ggttaacatcatcaaTGGCCTGCCCCAGTCGTCAG GAACTACCAAGGTATCTTCCTATTTGATCCAAAATGCATATACACATGATTATGATGGAGATACTATCCG AACTTGCCATCAACAGGATTGA
- the LOC125551789 gene encoding protein TRACHEARY ELEMENT DIFFERENTIATION-RELATED 7A-like isoform X5 codes for MPPPIPSLPPPEHRHLLPRPTPPHHAPPAAAARPSGTPTPTPSAPTPAAFHRRRQSTLTVSLPSQPTPNRSGVGGAGSTSSCHEAVRPPPCPLHLLPPTCTHEKELNQSRSLNLNQEERPLNRMVCRSRRVASASVSSYLEVPWSKACEDAGAVGGVGLIAGLTSSMACPSRQPDSYIVKHLTMKLSVNY; via the exons ATGCCTCCCCCGATCCCATCTCTTCCACCTCCAGAGCACCGCCACCTCCTGCCACGCCCCACCCCGCCTCACCACGcaccgccggccgccgccgcgcgccccTCCGGCACGCCTACCCCTACCCCAAGTGCCCCCACACCCGCGGCCTTCCACCGCCGGCGACAGTCTACCCTGACTGTGTCGCTCCCAAGCCAGCCGACCCCAAATCGCTCGGGTGTCGGCGGCGCTGGCAGCACAAGCAGCTGCCATGAAGCTGTGCGGCCACCCCCTTGCCCCCTTCACCTCCTTCCTCCCACTTGCACACATGAGAAGGAATTGAATCAAAGTCGGTCCCTCAATCTAAACCAGGAGGAGCGCCCATTGAACAGGATGGTGTGCAGGTCGCGGAGAGTTGCATCGGCAAGTGTCAGCTCATATCTTGAAGTGCCATGGAGCAAAGCTTGTGAGGATGCAGGGGCCGTTGGTGGTGTTGGACTTATCGCAG ggttaacatcatcaaTGGCCTGCCCCAGTCGTCAG CCAGATAGTTATATTGTGAAACACTTGACAATGAAGCTCTCTGTCAACTATTAA